From one Mya arenaria isolate MELC-2E11 chromosome 4, ASM2691426v1 genomic stretch:
- the LOC128231894 gene encoding tumor necrosis factor receptor superfamily member 5-like has translation MPGYGVKKLANSHKDTTCERCVNRKTFSNISSEVMPCQNCSLCQEGWVQKTPCTETVDTVCIPKDEVEDGSVGNIVGAACGVIYAVAILLVLIIIAFCCRERTNEVLQKLRSRRCQENHDDEEQTNPLQQGGTQDCSKHIKIAVEDPPWLSF, from the exons ACAAAGATACAACATGCGAGAGATGTGTTAACAGGAAGACCTTCTCCAACATCAGTTCTGAGGTGATGCCATGCCAGAACTGTTCACTTTGTCAGGAGGGGTGGGTGCAGAAAACTCCATGTACCGAAACTGTGGACACTGTCTGCATTCCAAAAG ATGAAGTAGAGGATGGCAGTGTTGGTAATATTGTGGGAGCAGCCTGTGGCGTAATATATGCAGTTGCAATACTTCTTGTTCTCATCATCATTGCCTTTTGCTGTCGGGAAAGAACCAATGAGGTTCTTCAAAAGTTGCGTAGCAG ACGATGTCAAGAAAACCATGATGACGAGGAACAAACCAACCCACTACAGCAAGGTGGTACACAAGACTGCAGTAAA CATATCAAGATAGCAGTGGAAGATCCCCCTTGGCTTTCCTTTTAA